Genomic segment of Cytobacillus suaedae:
GGTAGTGTCCGACAAGACATGAACTTCCTTGCGCTTCTACAAATTGAAAGAATGATAGTATAGCCTCATGTGCATCTGGAGCACTCTCAACATCCCCATTGGAAATACCCGTTAACTCCATTATTTCCCGAGAAATTTGTCGTTTAGGATTTACATAGGTGTGAAATTTGTCAATTTCTTTCACCTCTAAACCTTTTACTTGTACTGCGCCTATTTCAATTAAGCGATCTGTTGAACCTACTTGAAATCCTGTAGCTTCTGTATCAAAAACGGTAAAGGTTAGTTCCTCAATTGGAGTGGATAATGGAATATCATCTTGAAGGTTGCAAGTGATTAATTTTTTGGAAAAGAACACTAACCTGCCCCTTTCTTATTAAAAATAGGAAAACACAACGCGTTGTAGCTCTCTTAAGGTTTTCAAACTTAACATTAACTCTTCCTTTTCTCTAGATGTGAGATGGGTAAATTGTATTGTAGAAGTAATCGGTTCTTGGTGTTCATGCTGTTGCCATCTTTGTTTCACATAAACCGTCATGATTCCACTAAAAGCTAGTTGAACGTCCTTAGCAAAATCTAAAGATAGCACCTTTTTCTCAACGAGTTTTTCTAACCTCTCCATCGGTGTACCCGAGAGTATACCATTTAGTAGACTTAGAATCTGAAGACTATGGTGAAATGGAAAGAGGACTTCTTTCTTCATATCTACTTGCTTTCGTTCAAGTCGAAAAATGGCCCTGATAGGATGTTCTAGCAAAGTAATTTGATTTTCCTTTTCAAGTTCAGTTAGTCGATAGTAAAAGATTTTCCCCCTAGATAGTTGTTCTTTTATGGTTTTCTCAAATTTTTGATAGAGTTCAATACTTCCACATAATAAACGATAGGAAAAGAAGTTTTGTGCTAAGAGCAAGTTCTGATTGGTAGACTGTAACGTCCAGCTGTGAATACGGTTTTGCCACTGACTGATTGAGCCCCTCCACAAAGGATTGCTAGCCATCATGTCTCCTTTGCATTTAGCATACCCTGCTAGTCCTAACAGTCTAACAATCTCATGAGCAAGACTTGTAAAGTAGCTTTCATCTCCACCATCTTCATAGACAAGAAAATGATCTTGGTCTGTTAGTTGAAACTGTTCCTTGCGGCCACTACTTCCCATTTGAAAAAAGCAAAAAGAATGGGTGCTTTTGAGTCCTTGTTTTTTACAATTCGATATCGCTAGGTTGATGCACCGCTCGACAAGCCGATCGTACAATGTGGTGACGACATCTAATGTATGAAGAATAGGAACTTTTCCATGAATAAGTGTGGCTACAATTCCATAAATGGCCTGTTTAATTTCTGGTAAAGTATCCTCATCTGCTTTTTCAATTCGCTGAATTGCTTTCACCATGTTTTCATTCTTTTTTCTTAGTAAATCTGATAAGGTAATAACCCCTATCACCTTCTGTTCATCTACTACCGGTAAGTGCTTTTTGCCATTTAGAATGAGCTTTGATAATGCATCATAGTAATAAGCAAACCTTGATATTGTGATAGGACTTGCTGTCATAATTTTACTAGCAAAATCGTTAGAATCAACTATTGGATTCGCAATCACTCGAGAGATTAAGTCCTGTTCTGTGATAATTCCTGTAAGTGTTTCTTGATCGGTCACTAGAACTGAGCTAGTACGGTTACTAGTCATTTTTTCTGCGACAGCTTTGATTGTATCTTTTGATGTGACCGTTATGGCTGGAGAAGTCATAAGGTCTTGAACTCGCACGACCATGGCTTCACTTTCTCCAAATTGGCGAGCGAGTTTGACTTGTTCTGCTAATGATACATAGACATCCTTAAGACGAACTGAGACTTGTGCTAATAAGTAATCATGTAAATCCTGATCTCCCCAGCGTTTAGCAATAACTGAAAACGGAATATATAATGCCTCTACCTTTTCAATAGCCCGAACCTCGACGATTTGTTCAGCTTTTTGATCTTTTTTAGAAACACCTAAAAAATCAGCCAAACTTGAAAACCCAATCATTTCCCCTGCCTCGACGACTTCAAGTACTTCTTCACGATGTGAAGTTTTTGCAGATGCAACATACACCTCCGCAATGCCAGAAAGCAGCAAAAGGAGACCCTCTCGCTGCTTATCTGCATGGAAAATGATATTTAATTTTTCATAGTTTCGAAGTTGGCAAAGGGTTAATAATTCCATTGCTTCTTCTTGTTCTACACCTCTGAAAATTGGATGAAACTTGACCTTTTCATACATCTTTTCCATTTTAGCTAACCCTCTTTATAGTGATGAGTCATCCTTTAGCCATACTTGGCCATCCTTATATGTCATTTGTTCAGGATAACGTAAGTCCATAACTTCATCTTGTAGTTGTTGTGAAGGTTCTTCTGTACGTAATGAAACGATTACGTTTGTTAGAATCGCAGCTGCTGCGCCAAATACGCCGGCACCTGTATCAATGATTCCTGCAATTGTGAAGCCACCGTACTTAGCTGCAAAGATATAAGCAAGCGTGACTGCAAGACCAACAATCATTCCCGAAGTTACACCTTGTGCGTTCGAACGTTTCCACCATACTCCTAAAAGTAGTGCTGGGAAGAACGTTCCTGAAGCAAGTGCGAATGCCCATGCAACAATTTGAGTGATTGCTCCTGGTGGGTTTAATGCAATAAGACCTGCTAGTAAAGTTGCTACTAAAATGGACCAACGAGCTACATTCAAACGATTCTGCTCGGATGCCTGTGGTTTTAATACACGATAGTAAATGTCATGCGCAAATGAAGATGAAATAGCAATCATTAGACCACCAGCTGTTGAAAGTGCGGCTGCCATAGCCCCTGCAGCTACTAGACCAATAACAAAATAGCCTAGATTTGCAATTTCCGGAGTTGCCATAACGACTATGTCATTTGCAATCGTTAGTTCTTGCCATTGTAATATTCCATCACCATTGCCGTCGGCTAGTTTTAACTTTCCTGTATTGACCCAGGTTTCAGTCCAAGCTGGTAGCTCAGTCAACTTTTGCCCAACAACATTTTTCATTAAAATAAAACGAGAAAATGCCGCATATGCAGGTGCAGATAGATATAAAAGACCGATAAACAATAGTGCCCATGCTCCTGACCATCGTGCAGCTTTCATCGTAGATACCGTGTAAAAACGAACAATTACATGCGGTAATCCCGCTGTACCGGCCATAAGAGTGAACATAAGTGCTAGGAACTGCCACTTCGTACCGTTTGTAAATGGCGCGAAGTATTCAGAAATTCCTAATTCACGGTCGAGCGCTCCCATTTCCTCAACAATTTTTCCGTAAGATAACCATGGTGCTGGGTTACCAGTGATTTGGAGTGACATGAAGATAACTGGAATTAGGTATGCAACAATTAGAATGATGTATTGAGCAACCTGTGTCCACGTAATTCCCTTCATTCCACCGAATGCGGCATAGAATGCAATGAGGACAACCCCAATCATCGTTCCAAGTTTAGCATCGATTTCGAATAAACGTCCGATAACTACCCCTGATCCAGATAGCTGACCGATTGAATATGTAAAACTGATAATAATTGTACATAAAGCTGCAATAATACGTGCTGTATGACTGTTGTAGCGATCCCCAATAAACTCAGGTACAGTATAACGTCCATATTTTCGTAGTTGTGGAGCTAATAAGAACGTTAAAAGCAAATATCCACCTGTCCAACCCATGATATAAGCTAGACCATCATAACCAAGTAGCATGATAGTACCAGCCATCCCAATGAATGAAGCTGCACTCATCCAGTCAGCTCCTATGGCCATACCGTTAAAAATTGGCGGTACACCACGTCCTGCTACGTAAAAGTCAGAGGTTGCTTTTGCTTTGTTATAAACTGCAATCCCAATATATAGTCCAAATGTTGCAAGAATAATTGTTAATGAGACCAAAAATTGTGTATCCACATTTCATCCCCCTTTTTAAAAAGCAGCTCATTTCTAGTGATCTAGTACCTTACCGGAGCTAATTTGTTCATTTTTACTTTCATCAATACCGTATTTACGATCAATATTGTCGCTTACTTTTGCATTAATAAAAAGAAGAACAATAAAGGTCACTACGGCGCCTTGTGCTCCCATAAAATAGTGGAACGGAAATCCGTTAATGGAGAAGCCACTTAAAGGCTCAGCAAAAAAGACAACGACAAAGGACACGATAAACCAAATAATTAAGTAAATAATGATATTACGAGTGCGCTCACGGAAATACCCATCCGCGATTTTTTTATCAATTTTTTTCAAAAGGTCCACCTCCATTAATCTTTAACACTAGCTTGATCATGAGACGAGTAGAGTTTGGATGACCACCTACCTTTTAGTCTGGATTATTTAATATCAACCTGTTTGGTTGTGTATTACTGTTTTTAAGGAATGTACTTAGCGTAGACCAAAGATGAATTTCAATGTGTCTGACAAAGGCGCAGGAAAGAGTATGATTTCAACAACGAAGTAAGCAAAGATGGATGCAAATGGTACGAGTAAAAACTGTGGACGCTTTTTTCTAAAAGCAAAGAAAAGACTTCCACCTGTTATAAGAAGGATGAAAAATAAAATTAGCAATGTCGAATTACCCCCTATTTTGAAAGCGTTAACATTATAAGCCTATAGAAAGGCTTTTGTACTATAGTGATAGTGTAAAAATAGATGTGTCAATTTTGCGAAAATTCTAGTAATTAAATTATGCTTATTTCTCTGTCCACCGTCAAGAGTTGTTATATAAAAATTATTATTAAAGTTTCTACAAATTTTGCATTATGCAAAAGCGCAGGCACCTTGGTCAGCCCCGACAAGCAAATAACCTGTGCCATAAAAAGTCCGCACTTAGACTTTTTATGGCACAGGTTATTTGACCTCGAGGTGCTAGTTGCCGGAGCTGGACTTAGTTAAACTTTAGACTTTGTTATACACATGGTTGCTTTTTATAATTCCTAGACTATAAAAAACAGTGCCAACATCTGCTGACACTGTCTGTAGAATCTATTAAGCTTGTTGTTTCATATACTCTAAAATATCACGGTCAATCTTACCCTCAGCTTGTTCGCGGGCTTCAAAATTTTCTGTATGAATATATGTGGTTAGTGCTTTAAACAGGTTATCATCGATTAAATAACCTAACCTTTGAAGATGAGTTGTTAGTTCTTCCTTCACATCTCCGGTTATATCAAGGATGTTCTCTTCCTTCGTTGGTGCGAAGTATAATTGTTGTAATTGATAGATACGGATTAGTTCCTTAATTGGATCTGGATGGTCGTCTACACGAAGGTCGATGAAGCGGTCGTTATATCCGCCGTAACCACCCTTTTCTTTTACAACCAGTAAAGCGGCCGATTGCATACCGCGACTATCTCCACCTGCTGCTTGGCCTGCATCTAGTGCAGCTAATAAACGCTCCGCAAGGGTACCCTCTGTTGCTTGAAAAGTGCTTGCCATTGCTTGAACTGTTTCTTCACTCACTAGAATGTTTCCTTGTGCAGCAAAGTTTTCTCCAGCGATTCCGCCTGCCCAGTCATAGCATTTTTCTCCTGTAAAGGTTGCCGAATTCCCATTTGCATCCACAATTCCAGCTTGTCTTAATTCCCTTTGATCGTCATTAGATGTAAGGATATCTAGCGTTTCTTGCGCACTTTTACCTGATGCCATTAAGTCCAGTCCGTTTGGTCCATATGATGTGTTGGCATACGATTGAGTAGCTACCGCACCAACTCCAGCTACTGCCCAAGGAACGACTGCTCCTACACCTAAAAATTTCGATTGTGTGGCAATTCCTAACTCTTTTGTTTTCGGGTCGAATCCTACGATTGAAAATGTCATGATTTTTGGCCTCCTTATTGGTTTAGTTATAGAAAATTGGGTTTGAAAAATTAGTTTGGGTATATAATTTGATAGATTTACCTATTATTAGGCTTTTCATTTTTCATATAATCTGAGTTATTCGCGGAAAAGGTTACTATTCTCGCGTAAATATAAAAATACTCGCGTACTACGCTAAAATGTTCGCCCCTCTAGAAAAATACTCGTCTTTCTCGCTGTAATATTCGTATTCCCCTTAATCTAGTACTTCAATCATATACCTAACTGCTTGTTCTAGATCGGTACTAGACCAACTTGGTAGTTTCGGATGTTTCACAGCTAGCTCATGTGAAGCTGGGATATGAATAAATCCAGCACGCACGTTGTTTAGACCTTCCTTTTCAATCTTATGTAACACGGAGTACATCACGTTATTACAAAGATAAGTGCCTGCTGAATTTGAGATGTTAGCTGGAAGTCCTTTTTCCTGAAGTGTATCTACGAAACGGCGGATTGGTAGGGTTGAAAAATAACCCGCTGGTCCTTCTTCTTCAATCGGAGAATCTTGTAGTTTTACACCACGGTTGTCTGCTTCACCATCGCGCACATTGATTGCGATTCGCTCAGGAGTCATTTTTGAACGGCCACCTGCTAACCCTAGATTGATAACAACATCTGGTTGAACTTCTGTAAAATATTCTAAGCACTTTACCGCTGATTCTGCAAAATCAACAGGTAGAATCTTACCTACAATTTGATATCCCCCGATGGTTTGACCATCTAATGCGTTTACAATTTGCTCAGTTGGGTTGATGGGAAATCCTAAGAACGGTTCAAAGCCTGTTAGTAGTAATGTTTTCATAATTGTCTGTCACCTTTCACTTTAGATGAAGGTCAGGCTATGTATGCCTGACCTCTATATTTTTTTATAAAAATAACGCTCCGTATCCTAGTGCGCCTACAATCACATAGGCTGGGTGCACTTTCCATTTTTCCATTAATAGAAAGCTTGCTACGATTAGAAATAGTGTTTGCCAAGTGCCAGTGTCTTCGTAAGATGTGATAAAGAAACGAATCGCCATTAGTCCTAGAAGAACTGCAATGGTTGGGCGAATGTAGTTTGTCATTCGCTTTACTTTCGGTGAGTCTTTGAATTTATAAAGTAATCCGAGTAAGCCGATCATGAGGATAAGCGATGGTGCAACTGTTGCAAAGACTGCAACAACGGCTCCCAGTACACCGGCTTCTGCAAAGCCAATGTACCCAGCCATTTTCGTTGCAATAGGTCCTGGTAACGCATTCCCTAGAGCAAGTACCTCACTGAATTCATTAACCGTTAGCCACCCATAATTGTGAACAACTTCATTTTCAACAAGGGGAATCGATGCTGGTCCGCCACCATAGCCTAGGATTCCTGGTATGAAGAAGGCGAGAAAGAGTTGCCAGTAGATCAATTTGACGTCCCCCCTTCTTTCACTTCTTGCTTATCCTTTTTGAAAATTGCTGCAGCTAATAGAATTGCAATAATTATTCCTGGATGCATGCCAAAGCCTTCTAAAAGGACTAAGCTTATAACACCAAGAATAGCTACTTTAAGCCAACCAAGTCCCTTTTTAGCACCATCAAGAAACTGCCAAGTTAATACTGCTAACATAACACCAACAACCGGGACAACTGCTTTTGTCATGCCAGCAACCCATGGTTGATCCTTAAAGGAAGTTAAAGATGTTAATAAAATAATCATTAGAATAATCGTTGGGACAATCGTTGCCATGATTGCATTAATCATCCCCAGTACGCCAGCTACACGATAGCCGATATACCCAGCCATTTTTGTAGCAATCGGACCAGGCAATGTATTACCAAGAGCCAGTACATCAGTAAACTCATCATTGTTCATCCATTTGTACGTGTCGACTACTTCCTTATGAACAAGAGGAATGGACGACGGTCCACCACCGTACCCTAATATACCTACCTTAAAAAAAGCTAAAAATAAATGCCAATGCTTCATAAAAAATCCCTTCTTCGCGAGAGACCTGCCCTCTGTTGTTGTACCGCTTTGATGTGATGAGGGTCAGTCCCTCATTGTTTTAACGCATTACTGTGGCGGGGG
This window contains:
- the pcp gene encoding pyroglutamyl-peptidase I, whose product is MKTLLLTGFEPFLGFPINPTEQIVNALDGQTIGGYQIVGKILPVDFAESAVKCLEYFTEVQPDVVINLGLAGGRSKMTPERIAINVRDGEADNRGVKLQDSPIEEEGPAGYFSTLPIRRFVDTLQEKGLPANISNSAGTYLCNNVMYSVLHKIEKEGLNNVRAGFIHIPASHELAVKHPKLPSWSSTDLEQAVRYMIEVLD
- a CDS encoding cation acetate symporter encodes the protein MDTQFLVSLTIILATFGLYIGIAVYNKAKATSDFYVAGRGVPPIFNGMAIGADWMSAASFIGMAGTIMLLGYDGLAYIMGWTGGYLLLTFLLAPQLRKYGRYTVPEFIGDRYNSHTARIIAALCTIIISFTYSIGQLSGSGVVIGRLFEIDAKLGTMIGVVLIAFYAAFGGMKGITWTQVAQYIILIVAYLIPVIFMSLQITGNPAPWLSYGKIVEEMGALDRELGISEYFAPFTNGTKWQFLALMFTLMAGTAGLPHVIVRFYTVSTMKAARWSGAWALLFIGLLYLSAPAYAAFSRFILMKNVVGQKLTELPAWTETWVNTGKLKLADGNGDGILQWQELTIANDIVVMATPEIANLGYFVIGLVAAGAMAAALSTAGGLMIAISSSFAHDIYYRVLKPQASEQNRLNVARWSILVATLLAGLIALNPPGAITQIVAWAFALASGTFFPALLLGVWWKRSNAQGVTSGMIVGLAVTLAYIFAAKYGGFTIAGIIDTGAGVFGAAAAILTNVIVSLRTEEPSQQLQDEVMDLRYPEQMTYKDGQVWLKDDSSL
- a CDS encoding 3'-5' exonuclease, whose translation is MFFSKKLITCNLQDDIPLSTPIEELTFTVFDTEATGFQVGSTDRLIEIGAVQVKGLEVKEIDKFHTYVNPKRQISREIMELTGISNGDVESAPDAHEAILSFFQFVEAQGSSCLVGHYLSFDLLLFKSELKRNKLGLKKPITIDTLDFIGYIAPSYDMRDLERYAMAFGTRIYERHSAIGDALTTAYLFVELLWQFKNRGCRTWGELLKATDSQSRNIMY
- a CDS encoding chromate transporter, which encodes MKHWHLFLAFFKVGILGYGGGPSSIPLVHKEVVDTYKWMNNDEFTDVLALGNTLPGPIATKMAGYIGYRVAGVLGMINAIMATIVPTIILMIILLTSLTSFKDQPWVAGMTKAVVPVVGVMLAVLTWQFLDGAKKGLGWLKVAILGVISLVLLEGFGMHPGIIIAILLAAAIFKKDKQEVKEGGTSN
- a CDS encoding chromate transporter, with protein sequence MIYWQLFLAFFIPGILGYGGGPASIPLVENEVVHNYGWLTVNEFSEVLALGNALPGPIATKMAGYIGFAEAGVLGAVVAVFATVAPSLILMIGLLGLLYKFKDSPKVKRMTNYIRPTIAVLLGLMAIRFFITSYEDTGTWQTLFLIVASFLLMEKWKVHPAYVIVGALGYGALFL
- a CDS encoding DUF4212 domain-containing protein, coding for MKKIDKKIADGYFRERTRNIIIYLIIWFIVSFVVVFFAEPLSGFSINGFPFHYFMGAQGAVVTFIVLLFINAKVSDNIDRKYGIDESKNEQISSGKVLDH
- a CDS encoding DUF1028 domain-containing protein — translated: MTFSIVGFDPKTKELGIATQSKFLGVGAVVPWAVAGVGAVATQSYANTSYGPNGLDLMASGKSAQETLDILTSNDDQRELRQAGIVDANGNSATFTGEKCYDWAGGIAGENFAAQGNILVSEETVQAMASTFQATEGTLAERLLAALDAGQAAGGDSRGMQSAALLVVKEKGGYGGYNDRFIDLRVDDHPDPIKELIRIYQLQQLYFAPTKEENILDITGDVKEELTTHLQRLGYLIDDNLFKALTTYIHTENFEAREQAEGKIDRDILEYMKQQA
- a CDS encoding CBS domain-containing protein, giving the protein MEKMYEKVKFHPIFRGVEQEEAMELLTLCQLRNYEKLNIIFHADKQREGLLLLLSGIAEVYVASAKTSHREEVLEVVEAGEMIGFSSLADFLGVSKKDQKAEQIVEVRAIEKVEALYIPFSVIAKRWGDQDLHDYLLAQVSVRLKDVYVSLAEQVKLARQFGESEAMVVRVQDLMTSPAITVTSKDTIKAVAEKMTSNRTSSVLVTDQETLTGIITEQDLISRVIANPIVDSNDFASKIMTASPITISRFAYYYDALSKLILNGKKHLPVVDEQKVIGVITLSDLLRKKNENMVKAIQRIEKADEDTLPEIKQAIYGIVATLIHGKVPILHTLDVVTTLYDRLVERCINLAISNCKKQGLKSTHSFCFFQMGSSGRKEQFQLTDQDHFLVYEDGGDESYFTSLAHEIVRLLGLAGYAKCKGDMMASNPLWRGSISQWQNRIHSWTLQSTNQNLLLAQNFFSYRLLCGSIELYQKFEKTIKEQLSRGKIFYYRLTELEKENQITLLEHPIRAIFRLERKQVDMKKEVLFPFHHSLQILSLLNGILSGTPMERLEKLVEKKVLSLDFAKDVQLAFSGIMTVYVKQRWQQHEHQEPITSTIQFTHLTSREKEELMLSLKTLRELQRVVFSYF